The window TGGAAACGATGTTTCAAATTCCTTGATCATCGACGACGTTGAACTCGACTGGCTGAACTGAACCAGCCGCCCGGGCGAAGCAATCCGCCCAACCACGCTTGCGTGTTACGGAATCACAACGATCCGCCAATAGGATCGAATCAGATCGTGAAGATTCCGGCACGCATCACCGACGCGTGACTTCAAGATGTAGCCGGCAACGTTTTTCTTGTAGGCCGCGACCAAGTCCACTTCATGATCAGATGTCGTCAGCACGAAAACGACGGTCGAACAAAGTTCCGGGTCGCGGCGGATCTCCTCGAGAAACTCCACGCCGGTCATGATTGGCATGTTCAGATCAAGAAAGACCATCCGATGGGGCCCGATCGATTTGTCGGGATGCTCTCCTCGCAGAATATCTAGAGCTTCTTGACCGTTTTCTGCCACCGTCAGTGGATTGGGGACATCGTTTTTTTTGATTCCGCGTTGAAACGCCATCACATCGATTTCGTTGTCTTCCACCAGCAAAATGTGGACCTCATCCAAACTCGAAACCGTTGCATGCGACATATCAATCAGCCAAACGAAGGAAAAGTACTCGCGCGATAAAGAGAAAGAAGAAAGGGTCCGACAAACCGGCGGACAAAGACAAGCTGCGAGCAACTTGGAAGCATATCGAAATCCGCTTGTTGATCGAAACGCTCAAACCTCACAGTGCCAACGTATCATCACTGCGAACGACCGTACCGGCGTATTCTGAGGCCAACTCGCTCCCCCCACCGGGGGCGATTCGCTAATTACTGCGACTCATTGGACGACAAATAGCTGCTTTTGTGTCTGACGATGCCTCGATGCCGGTGTTGAATGAAAGATCCGTTGTGAACAATTGAACTGCAAAATTTGTGCACATTCGGAGAAACGTCCCACTACCCACCGGTCGCTCGAAGATCTAAAGTGGACGCAATCGAGAACCGTTCTCATTTACAGGTGATGACTTGATCGCTGAACTCGCCCTGGACCGTTGCGGGTCCAACAGTGCCGAAATCGTTCGTTTGGACTTGCCCGAAAACTGCGCTTCGCGTTTGAAAGCGTTGGGTTTGTTTGAAGGTCAGTTGGTCCAGTTGTCTCGCCGAGGCAATCCGCTGATCCTGAAAGCAGCAGGAAGTCGGATCGCCGTTGCTGGGGAGATCGCTCAACAGATCTTCGTTCGAGCCACTGACGGATGAGCGTTTCACCGGTTGCTCCGTGCAACTCTTCTGAAG of the Rhodopirellula baltica SH 1 genome contains:
- a CDS encoding response regulator; this encodes MSHATVSSLDEVHILLVEDNEIDVMAFQRGIKKNDVPNPLTVAENGQEALDILRGEHPDKSIGPHRMVFLDLNMPIMTGVEFLEEIRRDPELCSTVVFVLTTSDHEVDLVAAYKKNVAGYILKSRVGDACRNLHDLIRSYWRIVVIP
- a CDS encoding FeoA family protein; the encoded protein is MIAELALDRCGSNSAEIVRLDLPENCASRLKALGLFEGQLVQLSRRGNPLILKAAGSRIAVAGEIAQQIFVRATDG